In the genome of Egicoccus sp. AB-alg2, the window TCGGGCGTCGCGTACTCCGGGTGGGAGCCGACGTCGAGGTACAGCCGCGCGCCGTTCTCCAGGAAGACGTTGGAGGAGCGGCCCCACGACACGACCCGGCGGAAGAGGTAGCGGGCGACCTCGTCGGGGCTCAGCCGCCGCTGGCCCTGGAACGTGCACGTGACGCCGTACTCGTTCTCGATGCCGAAGATCCGTCGGCGCACCCACGTCCCTCTCGCGTCTGGTGACCCGATGGTGCCCCATCGCCGGGCCCACCGCGCGAAACCGGGCCCGTTCCGCGCGTTGGCGGCGGCGCGGGACTCACGACTCCACGGCCTGCCGCAGCGCGTCGTCACGCAGCCGGAAGAAGCGCCGGCGCGGGCGCGTGCTGTCCAGCCCGGCCACCTCGAGGTCGCCTGCCTCGATCGGCCGGCCGGCCGCCCGCGTGAGTGCCTCGACGCAGGCGCGGACCGCGGCGTCGCGGTCCAGCCCCTCGCGCCAGGTCTGTTCGAGTGACTGCACGATCGGTTCGGTCTCGCCGCCGATGACCACGAAGCGGTGTTCGTCGACGATCGAGCCGTCGTAGAGGATGTGGTACAGCTCGAGCCCGCCGCCGTGGTCGGCGTGGCCGACCTCGGCGATCAGCAGTTCCACCTCGTAGGGCTTGGCCTCGCCCCCCATGAAGATGGCACCCAGCGCCTGCGAGTAGGCGTTGGCCAGCGCCTTGGCGGTGACGTCCTCGCGGGCGTACTGGTAGCCCTTCACGTCGGCCAGCCGGATACCCGCGACCCGCATCGACTCGAACTCGTTGTAACGGCCGACGGCCGCGAACCCGATGCGGTCGTAGATCTCCGAGGTCTTGTGCAGCGACCGCGACGGGTTCTCGCTGACGAACACCACGCCGTCGGCGTACTCGGCGGCGACCAGGGCACGGCCCCGCGCGATGCCCTTCCGGGCGTACTCGGCCCGGTCCTTCATGAACTGTTCGGGTGCGACGTAGAACGGGGTTGCCACGGCGGCGGCCTTCCTGCGGCGGGTGGGTCAGGCGGAGGGCTGGCGGTTGCGTCGACGCTCGACCGTCGCCTCCACGTGGGCGGCGACCTGCTCGTCGTCGAGCTCCCGGTACCCGGCGCCGTCGATCTCCGCCACGATCGGGTAGATGCGTCGGATCAGGTCCGGACCACCGGTCGCGCTGTCCTCCTCGGCCGCGTCGAACAGCGCCTCGACGGCGATCCCGGCCGCGGTGTCCAGGTCGGCCTCGGGCTCGACGAGCCGCTTCAGGGTCGCGCGCGCGGCGAGCGACCCGGAACCGGTGGCCGCGTAGGTCGTGGCCCGGTAGCGCCCGCCGACGGGGTCGTACTCGAAGATGCGCCCGGCGCCGCTGCGCGGGTCGAAGCCGGCGAACAGCGGCACGACGACCAGACCCTGCATCGCCAGTGGCAGGTGGGCGCGGACGAGTCCGGCCAGCTTGTTGGACTTGCCCTCCAGCGACAGCGGCTCGCCCTCGACCTTCTCGTAGTGCTCCAGCTCCGTCGCGAAGATGCGGGCCAGCTCCATCGCCGGGCCGGCCGCGCCGCTGATGCCCACCGCCGACCAGTCGTCGGCCGGGAAGATCTTGCGCATGTCGCCACGGGAGATGAGGTTGCCGGCCGTGGCACGCCGGTCACCGGCGATGACGACCCCGTGGGCGGACAGCACCGCGAGCACCGTGGTGCCCTCGACCAGCCGCTCGCGCAGCGACTCGTGCATCGGCGCGCCGCTCAGGACCGGCGGGACCGCGTCGGGCGCCTGGCGGCGCAACGTCTCGAAGAACGAGCTGCC includes:
- the prcA gene encoding proteasome subunit alpha; this translates as MATPFYVAPEQFMKDRAEYARKGIARGRALVAAEYADGVVFVSENPSRSLHKTSEIYDRIGFAAVGRYNEFESMRVAGIRLADVKGYQYAREDVTAKALANAYSQALGAIFMGGEAKPYEVELLIAEVGHADHGGGLELYHILYDGSIVDEHRFVVIGGETEPIVQSLEQTWREGLDRDAAVRACVEALTRAAGRPIEAGDLEVAGLDSTRPRRRFFRLRDDALRQAVES
- the prcB gene encoding proteasome subunit beta — its product is MTFRADELLAGLPSPFDARGSSFFETLRRQAPDAVPPVLSGAPMHESLRERLVEGTTVLAVLSAHGVVIAGDRRATAGNLISRGDMRKIFPADDWSAVGISGAAGPAMELARIFATELEHYEKVEGEPLSLEGKSNKLAGLVRAHLPLAMQGLVVVPLFAGFDPRSGAGRIFEYDPVGGRYRATTYAATGSGSLAARATLKRLVEPEADLDTAAGIAVEALFDAAEEDSATGGPDLIRRIYPIVAEIDGAGYRELDDEQVAAHVEATVERRRNRQPSA